The Cellulophaga sp. RHA19 genome includes the window TAGTCGTGATTCTTATTTTCCATTAAGGTTTTTGTAATGGTAATGTGCTTGTTATAAAGTTCTACAGCCTCAGCAACATCTAAATCTGGTTGTTCTACAATCCCTTTTTCAATTTGCACCAATGCCATAATAGCATAATTAATAATGCCAATAAATTCAGATTTTTCACCTTCATCTACCTTTCTAACATCGTTTTCTTGCAAACCACGTATACGTTGTGCTTTTATATAAATTTGGTCTGTTAAAGACGGTAAACGTAAAATACGCCAAGCACTACCGTAATCTTTCATTTTTTTTTGAAAAAGCTCACGGCATTCTTTTATAACCGCATCATATTGTTCTGATGTATTCTGCATTTATCTTGTGTAATTTGTGTAAATTTCGCTTAAAATTTTGAACTAATCAAAAGTAAGGGTTTTATCTTAAATCATTTATTTTTAAAAAGTTTATAAAAATCATTTTAACACACAGTATGACAATTAATTGCAACGGAAATTTAATAGACCTATCTACACCTAAGGTAATGGGAATATTAAACCTTACGCCTGACTCTTTTTATGACGGCGGAAGTTATAAAGATGAAAACGACATTGTAACCAAGGTTGATAAAATGCTTGCAGATGGCGCTACTTTTATAGATGTTGGCGCTTATAGCTCTAGACCAAATGCAACTAACATCTCTGTTGATGAAGAAATTAATCGTATTGTACCAGTAGTAAAACTGCTTGTAAAAAAATTTCCTGGCATTATACTTTCTATTGATACTTTTAGGAGTGCTGTAGCTAAGGCCTGTTTAAATAATGGTGCTGTATTAATTAACGATATTTCTGCTGGTGCTTTAGATGATAAAATGATGAGCGTAATTGCAGAATACAAAGTACCGTATATTATGATGCATATGCGTGGCACTCCAGAAACTATGCAACAACTAACTACATATACAAATGTAACTTTAGACATAAAGCAGTATTTTGCTAAAAAACTTGCTGAAGCAAGAGCTTTAGGTATTATAGATTTAGTAGTTGATCCTGGTTTTGGATTTGCAAAAACTACAGAACAAAACTTTAGCGTATTACAAAACTTAGACCTTTTTAAAACAATGAATGTACCAGTACTTGCAGGTATTAGCAGAAAATCTATGATTTATAAAACGTTAGACACCACTGCTAATAATGCTCTAAATGGTACAACTGCACTAAACACTATTGCTTTAACAAAAGGAGCTAATATTTTAAGAGTACATGATGTTAAAGAGGCTGTAGAATGTATTACTCTTTATACTGCTTTACAGTTAAATGAAACCTTATAATTTAATTACTCATTTTTTTTATAATTTTACAAAAACCCTTTTACTTGGATTTTCTAAATTTTCTTGATTTTAAAATAACAGATATTATAGACATAATTTTAGTGGCTGTACTACTGTACTACATATATAAGCTAGTACGTGGCTCTGTTGCTATTAATATTTTTATTGGTATTGTAATTGTTTGGGCACTTTGGAAACTTACCGAATTGTTAGATATGAAAATGATTAGCAGTATGGTTGGTGGGTTTATGAATATTGGATTAATTGCCCTAATTATTGTTTTTCAGCAAGAGTTGCGTAAGTTTTTATTAATGATAGGTTCTACCAATTTTGCCACAAAACGTAATTTTATAAAACATTTTAAATTTTTAAAGCAAGAAGCTATGACTACAGATACCAATGTAGAAGCCATAGTAAATGCTTGTGATAAAATGGGTAAATCTAAAACAGGAGCACTACTGGTTTTAGAACGCACTAACTCTTTAGACTTTGTAAAAAGCACTGGAGATAAAATGAATATTGAAATTACCCAGCCTATTTTAGAAAGTATTTTTTACAAAAATAGTCCGTTACATGATGGTGCTGCCGTTGTAGAGAATAATACCATTGTTGCCACCAGAGTAATACTACCCGTATCACAAGAGCGTACCATACCATTACGCTTTGGATTAAGACATAGAGCTGCAGTTGGTATTACAGAAAAAACCGATAGTTTAGCACTTGTTGTTAGCGAAGAAACTGGCACCATATCTTACATAAAAAACGGAGAGTTTGTACTTTACAAAGATTTAGACGAACTTACGAGTCTTATAAAAGAGGACTTAATATCTTAAAATGAATTGTAAAAATTGTGCAAATAGTCTACAAACAGACTATTCTTTTTGTCCAGATTGTGGTGCAAAAATTATTAGAAATAGACTTACTATTAAAAATTTACTTAGTGACATTACAGAGCGCTACTTTAACCTAGACAATACTTTTTTACGCACTTTTTTACATTTATTTACAAAACCAGATATTGTTATAAATGGTTATGTAAATGGCACAAGAAGAAAATACGTTAACCCTATTAGCTATTTTGGTATTGCACTAATGTTAGCAGGGTTCTTAATGTTTTTTATGCGCAAGGTTTTTGATTTTGAAATGGATTTTGATGCTTTTGACCAAGGAATGAATCCTGAGTTTACTAAAAAAATGATGGATGTACAATATGATTACTCCTCCTTATTTTTTATAAGCTACATACCTATTTTTTTAATTGTAGGACTCATTACATTAAACAAAAGAAAACACATACTAGCTGAATATACAATTAGTGTAATTTATAGCTTAGCTCAATGGAGTATTTTGTCTTTTTTTACAAGTATGCTTATGATTACCTATTTCCCAGAATCATTCTTAAATTATAGTTTACTGCTTACCCTATTTTTAATTTTGTATTTTTTATACGTACAGCAAAAGTTGAATAAGTATTCTACTTGGCAAATAATTTACAAATCAGTATTGTTTACAGGTATATTTTTTACAATATTTATGGGGCTAATATTTTTTATAATGATAGTTGCTATGGTTACAGGCCATTTAAATCCTGCAGATTTTGTTCCTGCAAAATAATTTAAGCTACTTCATCTGCTACAAACTGTGCTTGGTAAAGATTGTAATAATAACCTCCTTTTTTAAGTAACTCTTTATGTGAACCGCTTTCTATAATATTACCTGCATCCATAACAATAATTTTGTCCGCTTTTTTAATAGTTGCCAAACGGTGTGCAATAACAATAGATGTTCTGCCTTGCGTAATTTTCTCTGTCGCCTTTTGTATTAGTTGTTCTGAGTATGTATCTACAGAAGATGTAGCCTCATCTAAAATTAAAATACTTGGGTTACTTACATAAGCACGTAAAAAAGCTAACAATTGGCGTTGTCCACTAGATAGCATAGTACCACGCTCTTTTACATTATACTGGTAATCATTAGGAAGACTTGTAATAAAATCGTGAACAGATATTTCTTGTGCTGCCTGTGTTATTGTGTCTAACGTTATATCTTCATTCTTTAAAGAAATGTTATTTTCTATGGTATCAGCAAATAAAAATACATCTTGCAATACAACCGCTATTTTATCTCTTAATGATGCTAACTTGTAGTTTTTAATATCAACACCATCAACCAAAATTTCACCAGAATTTATTTCGTAAAAACGGTTTAATAAATTTATAATGGTAGATTTTCCTGCTCCTGTAGCACCAACAATAGCTATTGTTTCACCAGCTTTTACATCAAAAGAAATTCCGTGCAAAACCTCTTCTCCTTCTACATATCCAAAATGCACATTTTTAAAAGAGATGTCACCTTTTATAGATGGTTTCTCAAAAGATCCTTCATTTGTAATTGTGTCTTCTCTGTCTAATATTGCAAACACTCTATTAGCAGCTACCATACCCATTTGTAGTACATTAAATTTATCTGCTATTTGCCTTAATGGTCTAAATAACATTTGTGAGAGTTGTATAAACATAAATATGGTACCCAACTCATCTAGATCATTATTTAAAACAACACGTAAACCACCGTACCATACAATTAAACCAATAGCTACAGATGAAACAATTTCTGCAATTGGAAAAAAGATAGAGTTGTACCAAACTGTTTTTAACCAAGCGTTTCTATGTTTTTCATTTATAACTCTAAACTTTTCTTGCTCTACTTTTTCTCTGTTAAAAAACTGAACAATTTTCATTCCTGTTAAGCGCTCTTGTACAAAGGTATTTAGGTTAGATACTTGCGCCCTAACATCTATAAAAGCAACCTTCATTGCCTTTTGAAAAACGCGTGTAGCATAGATTATTATTGGCATAATAGCAAAAACTATAAGTGCTAATTTCCAACTATAAAATAGCATTACACCCGCTACAACTACCATTTTTAAAAGATCAGAAACAATCATAAAAAAACCTTGACTAAAGATTTCTCCAATACGTTGTATGTCTGTGACTGCACGTGTTACTAGTAAACCTACCGAAGAATTATCATAATACTTCATTTTAAAACTAAGCATATGCTTAA containing:
- a CDS encoding DUF1599 domain-containing protein translates to MQNTSEQYDAVIKECRELFQKKMKDYGSAWRILRLPSLTDQIYIKAQRIRGLQENDVRKVDEGEKSEFIGIINYAIMALVQIEKGIVEQPDLDVAEAVELYNKHITITKTLMENKNHDYGEAWREMRVSSLTDLILQKLLRVKQIEDNKGKTIVSEGIDANYQDIINYSVFALIHLNE
- the folP gene encoding dihydropteroate synthase, encoding MTINCNGNLIDLSTPKVMGILNLTPDSFYDGGSYKDENDIVTKVDKMLADGATFIDVGAYSSRPNATNISVDEEINRIVPVVKLLVKKFPGIILSIDTFRSAVAKACLNNGAVLINDISAGALDDKMMSVIAEYKVPYIMMHMRGTPETMQQLTTYTNVTLDIKQYFAKKLAEARALGIIDLVVDPGFGFAKTTEQNFSVLQNLDLFKTMNVPVLAGISRKSMIYKTLDTTANNALNGTTALNTIALTKGANILRVHDVKEAVECITLYTALQLNETL
- the cdaA gene encoding diadenylate cyclase CdaA, yielding MDFLNFLDFKITDIIDIILVAVLLYYIYKLVRGSVAINIFIGIVIVWALWKLTELLDMKMISSMVGGFMNIGLIALIIVFQQELRKFLLMIGSTNFATKRNFIKHFKFLKQEAMTTDTNVEAIVNACDKMGKSKTGALLVLERTNSLDFVKSTGDKMNIEITQPILESIFYKNSPLHDGAAVVENNTIVATRVILPVSQERTIPLRFGLRHRAAVGITEKTDSLALVVSEETGTISYIKNGEFVLYKDLDELTSLIKEDLIS
- a CDS encoding DUF3667 domain-containing protein — translated: MNCKNCANSLQTDYSFCPDCGAKIIRNRLTIKNLLSDITERYFNLDNTFLRTFLHLFTKPDIVINGYVNGTRRKYVNPISYFGIALMLAGFLMFFMRKVFDFEMDFDAFDQGMNPEFTKKMMDVQYDYSSLFFISYIPIFLIVGLITLNKRKHILAEYTISVIYSLAQWSILSFFTSMLMITYFPESFLNYSLLLTLFLILYFLYVQQKLNKYSTWQIIYKSVLFTGIFFTIFMGLIFFIMIVAMVTGHLNPADFVPAK
- a CDS encoding ABC transporter ATP-binding protein, translated to MAKTEKDTGKAFDYTLLKRLLEFTKPYKITFYGVVIAAISLSAFAVLSPILLRQIVNTALENKDHGLLLNIIVLMMVVLILEVLSQLSFVYYANWLGESVIKDIRIKLFKHMLSFKMKYYDNSSVGLLVTRAVTDIQRIGEIFSQGFFMIVSDLLKMVVVAGVMLFYSWKLALIVFAIMPIIIYATRVFQKAMKVAFIDVRAQVSNLNTFVQERLTGMKIVQFFNREKVEQEKFRVINEKHRNAWLKTVWYNSIFFPIAEIVSSVAIGLIVWYGGLRVVLNNDLDELGTIFMFIQLSQMLFRPLRQIADKFNVLQMGMVAANRVFAILDREDTITNEGSFEKPSIKGDISFKNVHFGYVEGEEVLHGISFDVKAGETIAIVGATGAGKSTIINLLNRFYEINSGEILVDGVDIKNYKLASLRDKIAVVLQDVFLFADTIENNISLKNEDITLDTITQAAQEISVHDFITSLPNDYQYNVKERGTMLSSGQRQLLAFLRAYVSNPSILILDEATSSVDTYSEQLIQKATEKITQGRTSIVIAHRLATIKKADKIIVMDAGNIIESGSHKELLKKGGYYYNLYQAQFVADEVA